In Acidovorax sp. 106, the following proteins share a genomic window:
- a CDS encoding MFS transporter has translation MATTHPAPRPMSPEERKVIFASSLGTVFEWYDFYLYGSLAAIIAKQFFSGLDAGSAFIFALLAFAAGFIVRPFGAIFFGRLGDMIGRKYTFLVTILIMGLSTFIVGILPTYASIGVAAPVILIILRLLQGLALGGEYGGAATYVAEHAPHGKRGAYTAWIQTTATLGLFLSLMVILGTRTVLGEEAFGDWGWRIPFIVSILLLAISVWIRLSMNESPAFQKMKAEGKTSKAPLTESFGQWKNLKIVILALVGLTAGQAVVWYSGQFYALFFLTQALKVDGATANIFVAVSLLIGTPFFIVFGSLSDKIGRKPIILAGCLLAALTYFPVFGALTKAANPALAEAQAKNQVIVTADPKECSFQFNPTGTSKFTSSCDIAKQVLAGASVSYENAVGAAGTPASIKIGETVIASYSSKGLPADEAKKKDGEFKKAVADALKAAGYPTKADPARIDKVMVVVILTYLVLLVTMVYGPIAAMLVEMFPTRIRYTSMSLPYHIGNGWFGGLLPTTAFAIVAQTGNMYNGLWYPIIIAGATVVIGGLFIKETKDVDIYAND, from the coding sequence ATGGCAACAACCCATCCCGCACCGCGGCCGATGTCGCCCGAAGAGAGGAAGGTCATCTTCGCGTCGTCACTCGGTACCGTCTTTGAGTGGTACGACTTTTATCTATACGGCTCGCTGGCCGCCATCATTGCCAAGCAGTTCTTCAGCGGGCTGGATGCAGGCTCTGCCTTCATCTTCGCTTTGCTGGCGTTTGCTGCGGGCTTCATCGTCCGTCCCTTTGGCGCCATTTTCTTTGGCCGCTTGGGTGACATGATTGGCCGCAAGTACACGTTCCTGGTCACCATCTTGATCATGGGTCTGTCCACGTTCATCGTGGGTATCTTGCCCACGTATGCGTCGATTGGCGTGGCCGCTCCGGTCATCCTGATCATCTTGCGCTTGCTGCAAGGTTTGGCGCTGGGTGGTGAGTACGGCGGGGCTGCCACCTATGTGGCGGAGCACGCTCCGCACGGCAAACGTGGTGCCTACACGGCGTGGATTCAGACCACCGCCACGCTGGGCCTGTTCCTGTCACTGATGGTGATTCTGGGCACCCGCACCGTTCTGGGCGAAGAAGCCTTTGGTGACTGGGGCTGGCGCATTCCCTTCATCGTGTCGATCCTGCTTTTGGCCATCTCTGTGTGGATTCGCCTGTCGATGAACGAATCGCCTGCCTTCCAGAAGATGAAGGCTGAAGGCAAGACTTCCAAGGCCCCGCTGACCGAGTCCTTCGGCCAGTGGAAGAACCTGAAGATCGTGATCTTGGCACTGGTAGGCCTGACGGCAGGCCAGGCTGTGGTCTGGTACTCGGGCCAGTTCTATGCGCTGTTCTTCCTGACGCAAGCGCTGAAGGTCGATGGCGCCACTGCCAACATCTTTGTGGCCGTGTCGCTGCTGATTGGCACGCCATTCTTCATCGTCTTCGGTTCGCTGTCGGACAAGATTGGCCGCAAGCCCATCATCTTGGCAGGCTGCCTGCTGGCAGCGTTGACGTATTTCCCCGTGTTCGGTGCATTGACCAAGGCGGCCAACCCTGCCCTTGCTGAAGCCCAGGCGAAGAACCAGGTGATCGTGACCGCTGATCCCAAGGAGTGCTCATTCCAGTTCAACCCCACCGGCACCTCCAAGTTCACCAGCTCGTGCGACATCGCCAAGCAGGTGTTGGCTGGCGCTTCGGTGAGCTACGAGAACGCCGTGGGCGCCGCTGGCACCCCTGCTTCCATCAAGATCGGTGAAACCGTCATCGCCTCGTACTCCAGCAAGGGCCTGCCAGCTGATGAAGCCAAGAAGAAGGACGGCGAGTTCAAGAAGGCCGTGGCCGATGCGCTGAAGGCTGCGGGCTACCCCACCAAGGCCGACCCTGCACGTATTGACAAGGTCATGGTGGTGGTCATCCTGACCTACTTGGTCCTGCTGGTGACCATGGTGTACGGCCCTATCGCCGCCATGCTGGTGGAAATGTTCCCGACCCGCATCCGCTACACGTCGATGTCCCTGCCTTACCACATTGGTAACGGCTGGTTCGGTGGCCTGCTGCCCACCACGGCGTTTGCCATCGTGGCCCAGACGGGCAACATGTACAACGGCCTGTGGTACCCCATCATCATCGCGGGCGCCACGGTGGTCATTGGTGGCTTGTTCATCAAGGAAACCAAGGACGTGGACATCTACGCCAACGACTGA
- a CDS encoding DUF485 domain-containing protein has translation MTDPVAERIQSHPKYLELKRERNRFGWLLTALMLFVYYGYIALIAFNKPFLAQPIGNGVTTLGVPLGFGVIVFTIVITGIYVRRANGRYDALTQAILKDAAR, from the coding sequence ATGACCGACCCCGTGGCAGAAAGAATTCAAAGCCACCCAAAGTACCTGGAACTCAAGCGCGAGCGCAACCGCTTTGGCTGGCTGCTCACCGCATTGATGCTTTTCGTTTATTACGGGTACATCGCACTGATCGCCTTCAACAAGCCCTTCCTCGCGCAGCCCATCGGTAACGGTGTCACCACGCTGGGGGTCCCGCTGGGCTTTGGCGTCATCGTGTTCACCATCGTCATCACCGGCATCTACGTGCGCCGCGCCAATGGGCGCTATGACGCATTGACCCAAGCCATCCTCAAGGACGCCGCACGATGA
- a CDS encoding cation acetate symporter, translating into MKTQNFAATAAALAALAFVPMALAAGGDVGEAAKQSTNWTAIVMFGLFVAGTLWITKWAAAKTRSAADFYTGGGGITGFQNGLAIAGDYMSAASFLGISAAVMASGYDGLIYSIGFLVGWPVITFLMAERLRNLGKFTFADVAGYRFQQTPIRAFAASGTLVVVAFYLIAQMVGAGQLIKLLFGLDYWIAVVLVGGLMMVYVLFGGMTATTWVQIIKACLLLAGVTFMAFMVMAQFGFSPEALFAKGVAVKTAIATNSGKPAEEAAKIGLAIMGPGGFIKDPISAISFGMALMFGTAGLPHILMRFFTVPDAKEARKSVFWATTWIGYFYVLIFIIGFGAITLVLTNPEFADTVTGVIKGGAGTANMAAVLVAKSVGGDVFYGFISAVAFATILAVVAGLTLSGASAVSHDLYATVFKKGKADSAAELRVSRITTLALGLVAVVLGIVFEKQNIAFMVSLAFAIAASANFPVLFMSVLWKDCTTRGAVIGGFMGLVSSVGLTVVSPSVWEAVLGNPKGSALFPYTSPALFSMAIGFAGIWIFSLLDRSANAQRERAAYPAQQVRSETGLGASGASGH; encoded by the coding sequence ATGAAAACGCAAAACTTCGCGGCCACTGCGGCAGCCCTCGCCGCGCTGGCCTTCGTCCCTATGGCCCTTGCGGCCGGTGGAGATGTCGGTGAAGCGGCCAAGCAGTCCACCAACTGGACAGCCATCGTCATGTTCGGCCTGTTCGTGGCGGGCACGCTCTGGATTACCAAATGGGCTGCGGCCAAAACCCGCTCGGCGGCTGACTTCTACACCGGCGGCGGCGGCATCACCGGCTTCCAAAATGGCCTGGCCATTGCAGGCGACTACATGTCGGCCGCTTCGTTCCTGGGCATCTCTGCGGCGGTGATGGCGTCGGGCTATGACGGCCTGATCTACTCGATCGGCTTTCTGGTGGGCTGGCCCGTCATCACCTTCCTGATGGCCGAGCGGCTGCGCAACCTGGGCAAGTTCACCTTTGCCGACGTGGCGGGCTATCGCTTTCAGCAAACCCCCATCCGTGCGTTTGCCGCCAGCGGCACGCTGGTGGTTGTGGCGTTTTACCTGATCGCCCAAATGGTGGGCGCAGGCCAACTGATCAAGCTGCTGTTTGGCCTGGACTACTGGATTGCTGTGGTGCTGGTGGGCGGACTGATGATGGTGTATGTGCTCTTTGGCGGCATGACAGCCACCACCTGGGTGCAGATCATCAAGGCCTGCCTGTTGCTGGCCGGGGTGACCTTCATGGCCTTCATGGTCATGGCGCAGTTTGGCTTCAGCCCCGAAGCCCTGTTTGCCAAGGGCGTTGCGGTGAAGACCGCGATTGCCACCAACTCTGGCAAGCCTGCCGAGGAAGCGGCCAAGATCGGCCTGGCGATCATGGGCCCCGGTGGGTTTATCAAAGACCCCATCTCCGCGATCAGCTTCGGCATGGCACTGATGTTCGGCACGGCCGGCCTGCCCCACATTCTGATGCGCTTCTTTACGGTGCCTGATGCGAAGGAAGCCCGCAAAAGCGTGTTCTGGGCCACCACCTGGATCGGCTACTTCTATGTGCTGATCTTCATCATCGGCTTCGGCGCCATCACACTGGTGCTCACCAACCCAGAGTTTGCAGACACCGTCACGGGCGTCATCAAAGGCGGCGCAGGCACCGCCAACATGGCCGCCGTGCTGGTGGCCAAGTCAGTGGGTGGCGACGTTTTCTACGGCTTCATCTCTGCCGTGGCCTTCGCCACCATCCTGGCGGTGGTGGCAGGGTTGACGCTGTCGGGCGCCTCTGCGGTGTCGCACGATTTGTACGCCACGGTGTTCAAGAAAGGCAAGGCAGATAGTGCCGCCGAGCTGCGTGTATCCCGCATCACCACGCTGGCTCTCGGCCTTGTGGCCGTGGTGCTGGGCATCGTGTTCGAAAAGCAGAACATCGCGTTCATGGTGTCTTTGGCCTTTGCCATTGCCGCATCGGCCAACTTCCCAGTGCTCTTCATGAGCGTGCTGTGGAAGGACTGCACGACCAGGGGCGCTGTGATCGGCGGCTTCATGGGGTTGGTCTCCTCCGTGGGCCTCACGGTGGTGTCACCCTCTGTGTGGGAAGCGGTGCTGGGCAACCCCAAAGGCAGCGCACTGTTCCCTTACACCTCGCCCGCTTTGTTCTCCATGGCCATTGGTTTCGCGGGCATCTGGATCTTCTCGCTGCTTGACCGCAGTGCGAACGCCCAGCGCGAACGAGCCGCCTACCCTGCGCAACAAGTGCGCTCGGAAACCGGTCTGGGCGCCTCCGGCGCATCGGGCCACTGA